Genomic window (Chloroflexota bacterium):
GAATCGCGCCGCGTCGCGTTGCGCGCCGCGCTGACCGCGTGGATCGCGCTCGTGCTCTTTGCGCTGACCGGGCGATTCATCTTTGAATTCTTCGGCATCTCGGTCCACAGTCTCCGCATCGTCGGCGGCATTATTTTTTTCATCATGGGTTACGAAATGCTCGAAGCGCGGCTGACGCGCACCAAAGCGGACGAGCAATCGGTCAGCGAATACATCGAAGACATCGCGATCACGCCGCTCGGCATTCCGCTCATCGCCGGACCCGGCGCGATTGCGACGGTGATCGTGTTGATGAACGAGACGACCGGCGAATTCGAAAAACAAATCGCGCTGTTCGGCGCGATTACGGCGGTGCTGGTGTTGTCGTTCCTGTTCCTGATCGGCGCGCGTCAGGTGATGCACGCGCTTGGCAGTGCGGGGAACAAAGTTCTCTTGCGAATTATGGGTTTGATCGTGATGGCAATTGCCGTCGAGTTTTTCTTCAACGGGTTACGTCCGATCATTCAAAGTATGAAGCCCTAGCCGGCGATTGAAGAATTGACTGAATTTCTGGAGGAGGACAAGTGCGGGGTCTGTGGGGTGGAGGAAAAGGTACGGGGAGGGCTAATGGTTTGCGTTACTGGCGCTGGGGCGGGCGTGGACTCTGCTTGGGAGCAGAGAAAACTCGAAGCCAGAAAAATACTTGAAAATGCGGCAAAATCCCAGCGTCCAGTGCACGCGGTGTTAGCCGCGCCTGATGAAATGAAAGCCTTGCTTTTTGTAACACTTTATTTATGCTCGTGTAATAGTAATTAGCCAATTCACTAAAGCACCAAGTAAACCAAACAAAGCACCTGTGAGTGTGACTATGACTATTGCATTCATTATTGCCTTTGGACGGGCTTCTTTTGAGACTGTATCTGGTAATCGCCCTGGGCCAATTACCGATGAAACCCACCAACCAATTGTTGCCTCAATAATTGCTACGCCAGCTCCACTAATTATCCCATCCATAAAACTTCCATTTTGGCTTCCCATTACACCTGCAATCACATATATAAGAAAACTCACCCACATGCCTTTGGAGTAAGTATAGCCTTTAGCCTTCGCAATAGTTGCCCAAATACCATCGAACACAATTGCAAGTACGCCAAAAACGAGGATGACTTGCCATGTTTCCATTTAACAACTCCCACAAGAAGATATTTTATTTCGATCCTATCATGTCTTCAAAAATTATTACGATTGTTTTACTCTTGCAATTGTAACCACCACTTTTCAGAGCAAGCGGCTAACGTGTACGTCAGCCGCTCGCCGAGGCGAAGCCGACGGCGAGTCGGCTGCACGTGATGTTAGCCGCCTTTATGCTTTGACGGGTTGGCGCTGGGCTTTGGAAGTCTGCCATAGCGGCGGCTGTGTTTCTGTATGCACAGTCGTAACGGTCTTCGACTATGTCGTGTTCAGCCAATCACCCATTACTTTTCCGCCCTCAAAGCCCAGCCCGTCCACGCTGCGCCAAGCAAATCGACTGAGCCCAGCACGATCATGATCGGGCCAACCCAGCCCAG
Coding sequences:
- a CDS encoding MarC family protein; translated protein: MNPLPLQFGLLCFVSLFTMIDPLGALPVFVSMTGKLSHPESRRVALRAALTAWIALVLFALTGRFIFEFFGISVHSLRIVGGIIFFIMGYEMLEARLTRTKADEQSVSEYIEDIAITPLGIPLIAGPGAIATVIVLMNETTGEFEKQIALFGAITAVLVLSFLFLIGARQVMHALGSAGNKVLLRIMGLIVMAIAVEFFFNGLRPIIQSMKP